The genomic stretch TATTTTGTTTTGTAACAGAACCCCCGCCGTTTAATCccaaattattttatttttaaatcTTTTGTAATGTGGTTTCAAGTCTATTTATTTCTGTAACAAAACCTCTACAGTTTAATCCCCAAAAGAACAAAGTTATCCATGGTTACTTATATAGAGGGcattccttttttcttttctttttaagtcttttgtttttttagggTTCCAAGTATATTTTGTTATATTAACAGAACTTCTACTTTCAATCCAAAAAGGAAAGAACAAAATAAAGGTACTCTATTTTCGTTGGTGTACTATCTATAATAATCCAAAACTACAATTTCAAGTCAACCGTGCTTACTTATATAGGGGAAATTGATGGTGAGCAATGACATTGTTCGTAAAAGAAACAATTctttttaggctttgtttagtctattttttggattttgctattgtagcacttttggtttgtatttgacaattattgtccaaccatggactaactaggctcaaatggtttgtctcgcaaataatgaaaaatttaatgcttcatgcatacgtctaaagattcgatataatgaaaaattttgtaaacctttggaattttgaaagcaTCTAAATAAGGCCGCCCCTGGACTCTGCTATATGAGTATCATTCATGCTGTATAAACGCGGAAAGCATGGCGCATCTACCACGACAAAGATATGAATCTCGTTTCGCAGATCTCGTCCCTACATTGGAGGGCCCCAAAGGATGCGGCACAAAAGGCTCGCCTCCGTCCGACCACCAAACAATCTCCAAATAGCGGGGGCCAGAACAGCTATAACTCGGAAACTTGCCCTCAAGTTTGCCAACTTTAGGATAGGCGGAGCAAATCCATTTCTTCTTGCCTTGCCGGCACAGCTCTGCATAGCTCCTCCCAAGCTTCTAGGATTTGGATTTGGATCGGGTGTGGTTCCTGTTCCTGCACAACCATGAGCGAGATCAGAAAGCTAAAGCGTGGGATCAGCACCAAACCAGTTGACCACCTCGTCCACAATGGTAAAGAAAATCTTTCCATTTGGATTATTCTGACAACAGTTTTGATTCAATTCAtcgttttttttgaatttttttcccCCACGACATTTTGACATTTGTTATCTCATTCGATCTCTTGATGAAGTTAAGTGTGATGATGTCGCCTGCGCTTACCTCGAGGTGGACATTCGTTTGCAGGCCAACATCCATTTTACGAATGGGAGGAGCAACAACGACATTGGCCTTCACCACGGGCGCCACCAGCGAGCCCGACAGAGTCGCCTATGACCCCAGGGGGGAGCCAGAAGAAGGCGGTGCTGGGCAGGGTGAAGAGCAAGGCCAAGAAATGGATGCACATGCTGCATCACAAGAAGAAACCCGCACAAGAGGAGATGATGTGGACGCCCAGGGCTGGACCTGGACCCAGTGTAGAAGACAATAGGGCCAAGGAGGAGCGACGGCACGCCGAGTACCGTGGAACCCCCAGGAAACTGCAGCAACATGCGTCTTTCTGTATGTCAGTCACAGGCTCACATGGCAtcaccatcacatcgaatcagcTGTTAATAATTGAAAATGAAGTATTACCTGTATATCTTTAGCTGAATTCAGGAGCGGATAATGCATGATAACTGTTTTATGTTGCGCATTACAGCGGGTGATTCAGAGAGAGCGTCTGAGGTGTTCCTGGAAGCATCACCAAGACATAATACACCGGTCCCGAGCCCCACTGCACACCAGGAGCAACCATACTTCAAGGTCAGCAGCAGGTTTGAGTCAGAAATGAAGGAAGCCAATGAGATGCTGATGGAATCCAAGAAGCTCCGTGTCAACACAAGCAAGCCGAAGACTGTAACATTCGCGCCAACCATAGAACGCGAGTTGGGGAACGAAAAGAGTGGCTGGAAAGACAGGGAGCTGCCTGAACCAGCATCCCAAGTGTTCCGAAACGCATTTGCTACAGTCTATCAGATGGTGCTCAAGATGATTGCTAAAATCCACGAGGCAATGGTAGCATATAACATTGATAGACGGCACATGCTAGAGAAGTTAATATCAGTCAACAGATACCTGATGCTGAAGCTGGAACCTGGGGAAGATGATACGTTGCTCtcagaagtaattactgacgcTATCCTCAATCTGTTTGACACATGGAGTGAGAGTGTTGAGAGGCCTTTGGTACGAAGGGCAAAGGAAATCTCTTCTTGGTTTCTGCAGGAAAGAAGAGAAGAAACACCTCCTGTTCCACCGTCTACACATCCTTGTGCGATCGAAGGTAAGATCATGTGCCAGAGTAACCCTATCAGCAGAACATTATTATTGGATTACCAATGACCTTAAATTAATGCAATGCAGATGCAGAAGTATTTTATTCCTTAGAGAATGAACAGTAGCTTGAAGCatgagatcaagacattatgaaactatacattgGTAGAGTTCATTTACCTAACAATGTCAGGAGGCTGAAGGCAAAGGCGAAGAACATGCCCCAAGTTTATTTTGTGCACAGAACTATGTCACAGTTAAAACATACAATAGCTGCAAGTGAAACCGAAAGGAGGTCTCCACAGCTTTGTACCAGGAACTTGAGTGAGAGAAAACAATCAGCAATTTTGATGAAGTTTCTCTTCAGTAAAGCTTGACATCATGATTGTATCAGAAACATGTATTCATGATGCATGTAATTAGGAACGAACCACACGCAATGTGTATATCATAGACATGTTGAAATAGAAATCCCCAACTGCAGAGAACATTTCTCTGAATCAACATTTAGCCCTCACATTCCCTATTCAACTGAATTTGGACACATCATACCATGATTAACACAAACATAATACAAAAGGTGGATTTTAGAAAAGACAATATGCTTCTGCAGATTACAAAGTGACAGTTTGCTTAGTTGCTAGAAAACAAACTGTTACATAAACAACCTCTCATTTCTTTTAATACAACAGCATTAGGGACTACGAGCTCAGTATACACTAGTATATGCTAACAGAAAGTTGTCTGTCGAGGGCATCGGGCCTGTCACTGCAGCTCATAGGATGAAAAGGTGAATCCAGAATTTTTCTCATTGGTACACTTCAGTTCGAGCTTCTGAAATGGACTGCACATGAAGAGAAAAAGAAGTGTTTACACCAGCCCACCTTCTCCATTAATGAATCTGACCCCATACCATTGTTATTTGCAACAAATAAATGACAAAAATATTCATTACCTGCTATTTGGATCATAATAAAATCCACTGATGGAGCCATCGCTACAAGAAAAGCAGACGTAGTAGAAACCAGCAATGGTTAACCCACAGTCAGCTCCAACATTGACAAAGTATTGCTCTTTCCATCTCTACATGTAGCATCAGAGAAATGGTAAATAAAATGCTTATACATAAACAAATGAACAGGTCAGGTAATGGCATACCATAAATATATAAGGATAGTTGCTAAAGTCCAGAGACTTGCCACCATCAGTCTCAATCTGACTCTGCAGGAAGGGGGTAAAAACAAATCATgaaaagattcaatatgatgaaCAATATCAAGTTAGGTAATCAATTACCAGAAGAGGCGTAAATGATGGGAACTTGGACCAATGTCTTATATCGTCCTCTGGTCTGCAAACAGTATAAGAAAGATGTTTTCACATGTAAGTTTGGAACACTGAGTCACCAGGACATACATAGAGATGGTATGAGCATAAGCATAAACACTCACGATGCCTCCCACTTGCCAGTGAAAAAAGTGTAATTTTTAGCATCCACTATCTCCCCCTCCCAGAATGTCACTACCTATGGACAGAGCCAATACATGAGGTTAAAACCATCGCTTATCTCTATATTTTCTTAAAATCCAGTCTTACACTCTGTCAAGTGGCAACACATTTAATTCTCAATTAATTTTTAAAAAGTTGATGGTGCACAATTATTTATCTAGCAAAACTATAACTAACATTCTTCAATGCATAACATTAGATTTCAGATTCAAAGTGGAAGAACAAATAAGTACTCACAGGTGTATCTGCTAATGGAACATTAAGTGCTTCCATCGTTCCACATAGATAACCCTGTTCAAGATCGCAACCATGGATGCGAACATTCACTTTCCATGCTTCGTCCTTCTGCAGACTTGAAACATTCTGAGTTCCAGCAAAAGACTGAAAAAAATATACAAGCAAATAGTCAATGGCAACCCTTCAGGCTTCAATCATAAAGCTGACACAATGTTCATTAGCAGTAACCTGAGCTATATAAAAGAATACAGCTGCATTTTGTACAATTTACTGTGAAAACCATAACATATATCCCAGAACATCAAATGGAAACTGGAAGATAAACAGCACTACAGTTATTTGACAGCACACATCCAACAACGGTCCTGCCTTTCCTACCCAAGACACACAAACATGGAAAAACGAAAAAGGAAGCAGAAAAGCAAAATGATGATAAGCAACAATTGTGAAATCCTAGAATAGAAACAGGAGCTGGGAGCAGTGGTAGTTTAGTAGACTAGTAGAGATGAAGACAAAATGGAGAACTCCTATTTGCTTTATGAAAGGAAATTGTGCAAGATCGCAGTAAATAATACAGCTGTAACAGAATCAGTGATATGTTCACATGTACCTTATTGGACCACAACGATTACGTTCTTAGCCAAAATTTCAAATGAAAGAACAAAAACACTTACTCTTCCAGCACTTAAGAGTGAACAGCTAGGAGGAGATGGGTGTCCAGTATTTGTTTCTTGCCCTGCAACAAATATTGTAATGAGTATGCCATGTAGAGCTATTGAACTTAGAAAAGCATCACAGAAGCAGTTTTAAGGTAGCTgcacaaaaaaaaaggaaagaaaggaACATTTATGTTAACGAACTCTACAAAAACTAGTTAGAATCCCACAAGGAAAAGCGACCATATTTTTTCAGATTAACTAGAACTTCCATCAACATGGCATCAATTGGTTTTCTGACAACCAGCAAGCAATACAGCATGAACAGAAATGTTGTCACAATCAAGGCACACCATCTCATATGAATAATGAACCATTATTTCGGACGCCTAGCACAGTCATTACACATGAATGATCATACGCGTGCAAACATTAGCAACACTACGTTATCAGGGGGAAGCTTCCAATTGAAACTGGAACCATTCCAATTGAAACTGGAACCAATCACAAAAATTTCCAAGGCTCAAAAGGATCAGACCCACTACTGACTACCCCCAGCTGACGCTTGAGTTTCGGACGCAGTAATTTAGCCGATACAAGGATCAAACCGCCTAAATCAGTACCAAACTGCAGCCACACAAACTCCAGGCAACTTACCAATCTAgatcagaaaaaaaaacagcttccaACTGAAATTCAACGAAATCGCATCACGCCTAAGCAAGTTATAATCTGACAAGATCTAGACCTGATTGTACAAAGCGCACCTGATGCGCGCATAGCGTATTTATTGGAGACGGTGGGATGCGAGGAGGGAACCTGGGGAGGGCTGCGAGGAAGGCGTGGCGGTGTCGACCACCCTGACCGGCATCCCCGACAGCTGCGCGGCCGGTGCGGGGTCGCCGGCGACGACGAAGAGGGCTGCCTTCCGAGAAAACTGCTGCGGTGTTGCCGCTCGCTGCCCCTCGTCCGTAGGATTGGTGTGGACAGTTTTGTTAGGGGGGTAATTGCAAACATGTCCTTAGAGACCCACTTTTCTCTTTTGATGAAATTTGTACCTTAATGGGTTATTTGGATTTGCATAAGATTTGTGAATGCTTCTCCTCAAGTTTTGTTCCTTTGTCGATTTTATCCgtcctttttatttttcatcaaACATCAACTGCTACTCAACTTTGCTATCATATTAGATTGCTCACCAACCTTGATACATTTAGCTTAGACAAAGTGTGTCCTATCACTGCTACTTGACTTTGCTATTCACATTAGCTCATGAACTTTGCTATTCATATTAGATCGCTCACCAACTTTGATACAATTAGTTTAGACAGCTAGACAAAGCACGTCTTGTCACAAAAGTGATGTTGTTGTGCTAACCGCCAAGCAAGCAGATATCTTCCTATGACTAAAAGTTATATGCATGTGTTTTGTTAAAGTGCCAGTTAAGCATACTCTAAACTTGGGAAGAAGTTAAATTGATGCATATGTTCATGAGATTTACAGTTACTCTTTTTTTATTAATGCTATCTTTTCTTTTATGGCTATAAGTTACTTGTAATAAGATTTTCAAATTACAGTACATGCACGTATACGCATTCTAGACCTATGAAACCTTGAAAGACACGGTTATTTTATGGATTCATACTCTACCCTACAAGCACCTTCATTTGAGTGAACCAATCTTAATATTGATGAAATCATCACATATGTTTTGCTATTGATATTTTATAGGCACATCCCTTCCACTAAAGAATATCATCTTTAAATCTTGAAATAAATTCAGAAAAAATATGAGTACCTTTATCAAGTTAAGGACCTAGATGGACAATTTTCAccataaaaaacctaactagtTAAGCTATGCTCAGTTATCTTTAAGATGTCTATTTTAATAAACTTCACTTCACGCAGTAATCAAACTATTGATTTTAGGTACGATTTATACGACTCTGCAGTTCCCAATACCAAAGTTGAAGAGTACTCAATACAAGctataactttgtagttgaagagTATTTTATTTGAAGCTGTTTAAATCCTAAATATGTGTTTCAAGTTAATAGATTTTGAACAAAATCTAGAATTTGAAAATGACCTTGAGTTTTCATATAGTTCGTACCAAAGTTGTAGTGGCTGACTTAATCTGCATGTTTGTTGTTCATAAGTTCAGTAGTgcctcaattttttttaaattcacATATTTTGATATTAAAAAAAGAATTTTTAAAGTAATCTTCAATGGAGACACATcctatatcaaagttgtagtacttGACAAGGTTTAAACCCCTATAGTTGAAATTTTTTAGTAACCAAAAGGGTATTTGATATAAGATTATGAAATGTTGATATAAAAAGATAGCATTCTATATTTATAGTTACAAATGAGTGTGTTGTCTACTAGTAGAGAGGCGTTAAGGCTAAGGCGCTAAGCAGTAGGTCGTCAGTTTAATTCCTCAAAATCATTGTTTTTTTGTTTAGCTGGAGACCTACATGTCCTGCatggtaaaaaaaatattgtctAGGAATTGCCTAGAATTTCATAAAATTTGCCCCAGGAGGCAAGTAATGGGTAAAAAATATTGTCTAGAATTTCATAAAATGTGCCCCAGGAGGCAAGTAATGGTTCATTTGGTTAGAAGCATGTGCCAAagaaattaaataaaaaaagaaagaatatggTCTCTTGTGTTGTTGCGGGAATATGGTGGATTACGTGGCATGATAATATGGATAAACAAAATACTTATGTGTCTTGCCGACGTGGATATTGCATTGTATGGCTAGTGGGTTTTAGTTGTGTGTGATAGTGTATTGCTTAGATGCACAACTTATATGTTGAGAGAAATATAGTGACTTGTTGACGTGGACACTACAATTGCATGGGCTAGTGGATTTTTAATTGTGTGTGATAGTGGGTTGcttagttggatagcttgtatgTTGAGAGAAATATATAGTGGGGGTTTGGTTTATAGGAGTACTAGGtgaattccccgcgcgttgctgcagaattttcttaaaaataaatcatttgCATTGCTATATGGTATTCAGTATATTATGTATGTATATGTACATGTATATGAATTTgatttgcatgtattttattgtattagatctagtaaaaaattgctaagttaatagaagaaaaactaatatttggttacattatagaggaattggtgatgaaacatatagtgtatgtacatgacttgtatgttaataaattaaagatttaaagtatttcacatgatatagatgatatAATCATTTTTTGATattaatatgggatgacatggacttagtgggggatgatgtggacaccttgcatttagagatagaacatttagtgggttacttagtggggaatggtgtggacaccttgcatgaagagagaactCATCTAGGACACCTTGCATTTAGAGATAGAatatttagggggtgtttggttggtgtTGTTAAATTTAacagacactgtagcatttttgttttatttgacaattagtgtccaatcataagctaattaggctcaaaagactcgtctcacaaattactctctaatgtaactgtgtttttagtttcgtaaatagtctatatttaatactccatgcatgtgtctaaacattcgatatgacgagCGGTACACTTTAACTGGTGAAACCAAATGGGGGCCTTAGTGGGTTACTTaatggggaatgatgtggacaccttgcatgaagagagaattcatctagtggagtttagctttataagagtatatgataagattataaatattttttaggATTAATAATATGCAAAAAAAATGTAAATAATTTCAATCTTTTATTTACTACTCTcttctcaaattataagatgtggtCTTTTCTAGTGATTATGTAtttagacatagtgtatatttAAATACAAAAAAACAATACCTAGAAAAAAAGTCTTATAGTTTATTGGGAAATGAGGGAGTAATAATTTatagatatatttttttgtgataATTTATCGATATAGTTTAAGAACATAGCAAAGGTGCCGTGATAACCGATGGCCGAGAGAAAGCAGAAAATATGGACAAAAGAAAACGATTTCAATTCACTGAGGCACTAcagaaaagaaagggaaaatGAGACAAAAGAGACATCATTACTTCCATGGTATTTGTGCCTTTTTTTATCACAATTAGATTAATATAATATGGGTTATGtatataattataataatcaagatTATAGATAATGATAATCAGAGTTTTTGGATCTTTATATTATGGTGATTGATTTAATCATTGGTTGATTAAAACGAGAAATTActatcttatcttatatagtttGACAAAttaggttttgtttagttcactccaaaatccaaaaactttttaagattttctatcgcatcgaatcttgcggcacatgtatggagcattaaatatagataaaaaataactaattgcacaatttgtctgtaatttacgagatgaatcttttaagcgactatggttgaacaataattgctaaatataaatgaaaatgctacagtgtaaaaatccaaaaactttttggatctaaccAGGCATTAGACAATTTCTCAGGGGCAAGTTGGACTTTCAGCATCCATATTGTTTGGcactgctctgctccacgtttttcagctctgctccacgttttttagctaaacggtttcagctccacgcactcagttcgagaaaaaagggtggagttgtgagagcacctaaagaggtactccacaaactccagttttttgtggagctgctccacgatggagtttgtggagcagtcccaaacacccccatagTCTTCTATAACCTGGTTTCACTTGGATTATGAGATTGTGGTAGTCAAAATTTTTGATTATAGATTACCATATAATCTAATCTTGTTTTGGATCAAAGTATGATTATTATAATCTCATGGATATGAAACAGGGTCTTATCCGAGGAAACATGCTCCCGACCCTACCTAGGGGGTGCTACAGAAAACATTTAGGTATTTGTTGGCAGAATTGCTTCAGCTATTCGCTTAAACTTATCGATCGAATCTATCAGGTATTAATAGTACATAATTTCTTCTCACAAAAAATCAGTAAGGCCCGTTGCCTTGGTCATCCCTTGCGTTCATGCTTGCTTGATCCAATGGACTACTCTTATTGCATCGCTTGAACttagttttttttctctttaaaaaaaa from Sorghum bicolor cultivar BTx623 chromosome 3, Sorghum_bicolor_NCBIv3, whole genome shotgun sequence encodes the following:
- the LOC8073311 gene encoding uncharacterized protein LOC8073311; the protein is MSEIRKLKRGISTKPVDHLVHNGQHPFYEWEEQQRHWPSPRAPPASPTESPMTPGGSQKKAVLGRVKSKAKKWMHMLHHKKKPAQEEMMWTPRAGPGPSVEDNRAKEERRHAEYRGTPRKLQQHASFSGDSERASEVFLEASPRHNTPVPSPTAHQEQPYFKVSSRFESEMKEANEMLMESKKLRVNTSKPKTVTFAPTIERELGNEKSGWKDRELPEPASQVFRNAFATVYQMVLKMIAKIHEAMVAYNIDRRHMLEKLISVNRYLMLKLEPGEDDTLLSEVITDAILNLFDTWSESVERPLVRRAKEISSWFLQERREETPPVPPSTHPCAIEDAEVFYSLENEQ
- the LOC8073312 gene encoding glucose-induced degradation protein 4 homolog, whose amino-acid sequence is MPVRVVDTATPSSQPSPGQETNTGHPSPPSCSLLSAGRSFAGTQNVSSLQKDEAWKVNVRIHGCDLEQGYLCGTMEALNVPLADTPVVTFWEGEIVDAKNYTFFTGKWEASPEDDIRHWSKFPSFTPLLSQIETDGGKSLDFSNYPYIFMRWKEQYFVNVGADCGLTIAGFYYVCFSCSDGSISGFYYDPNSSPFQKLELKCTNEKNSGFTFSSYELQ